The Helianthus annuus cultivar XRQ/B chromosome 11, HanXRQr2.0-SUNRISE, whole genome shotgun sequence region CTCAGAAATATGTTTATTGGCTTCTGTTTTTGGTACATCTGCACTATGTTATGAATGTTATTGTTTAGGTTTACGAGATCTGTGTTATTGTGATGTTCTGGTGTTAGTTTAAGGTGTTTCTGTGCGTTTTATAGTTTTAAGTTGTTGTTATGTGAATTAGTGGAACTATTGTTATGGTTATATAgtttttattttgatttgatGAGTAATGATGTTTTGGTAAGTATATCTAGATTGATTTTACGCGTTTTGTTGAGGAATTTTTTGCTGTTGCTGGAGTTATTTTATGATCTTATTCTCTTGCTGTGAAATTTGTTATTATTGATGTTCAAATTATGAATCTAAAGTTCTTTGTTGATTTTGAATGTATTTGGAATAACTATGTTGGGAGGGAGTTATTATTTTGAAGCTTTAATAGTTTGTATTATATCATGGTGTTTTGTtacattttactcttttatttattaaattcgTATCCATGTTTGTATCGTAGGTACCATGTTTCTCTTTTTGCCAGTTGGAAACAAAGGGGAATGTATGCAGCATGTATTTGCATTTCTCAGTTGCTTCTGGTTCTTAGCAAAATGGATTTGGTTTTCAGTTATGTGACTGAATTTTATTTAGAAACTCTGGTACGCCATTAGACCCTCATAATATAAACTTTCACTTTTTTGCGTTACCCAAAAATATTTTGATGTTATTAAACCCTCTTGATCTTGCTTTGCAGGTTGATTGTTTTTATGTTTTGCGAAAGAGTGATCCTCCTTTTGTCTCTACAGGAATGTTTATAAAACAAGGACTTGGTTCATTTGTACGTTCCTCTTTTTCAATGTTTGTAAGTTTATAACTACGGATATAAACTATTTACGTATAAACTAATGTTTTCGATGTTTTTTATTCAGGTTACTTTTGTGGTTACCCATTTCAGCGACCCGAGAATATCAAGCACAGAACTAAGAGATCTACTTCTGCAATCAATTTCTGTATTAGTTCAGTACAAAGAGTTTTTGGCTGCTTTTGAGAGCAACAGGATGGCAATATGGTTAGATCGTTGATAGCTGATATCCGTAAttaaaacattttgattaaagtCCATTTTATGGAATTacgggtgctaaacgggtcgggttcgcgGTTTAACCCGActcgaacccgaaaattttacacgAATCTGAATCCAACCCCaacccgaaaatcgtatcatTCATATAAGTGTCATTTATGGAGCTTATATAAATTCATAGCTATCTTTTATTACCCAATCAAGAAGTAGCTTAAAGAGGGAACTGGCCCTGATACAGACATTGGCCTTATGATCATATAATGGTGCGCAAATTgatatttttttgaaaataatcTTTTCTATTACCTTTTTGTTctaaatatcttatttattagtCATTCTTTGATATATTGTGTTGTATTGGCAGGGAAAGGAATTAATCCAAGTAGGTATTGAGGCTGGTGCTAGATTACTTATTATGGAAGAAATATTGAGGTCTATCCTTATCTAAAAATAATTGTCCAAAACTATTAGTTTGATATATTGATATCAAGTAGATTAAACATATGGATATAGTTTTTTCCCAAACTGTAACACATGTGTGTTTAGTCCTTTTCACTCAAAGATGTTAAAAAGTTCATTTGACTCCAAGTGAAATGACCATTATACCCTTAAAACAATTCGACGCACTGGCCTACTTTCTTGAATTTTTGTTTTACCTTTTCAGTTTTGTTCATATGACATGTGTTAATTAATTATCATAAGTGGATTGATATTGTATGTATTTGCCTCCAACAAGGTCAAGTTGGTTAActtaaaaacttaaaaaaatatagCTTTTGTAATCTTATTCACTACATTTTCTTGCAAGGTAAAGTTACCTTAAAGCATCGGTGCAAACGAACCGAGCTCGAGTTCGATAAACTTAATGAGAGCTCGAGCTTAGGTCggttcgagctttgttttcaaagctcgagctcggcttgttgGTAGTTTCTCCGGCTTGAGCTTGGCTCGGTTATAATCTACCTTCAAGAAATTCATTTTGCCATTTTCTACTGTTAGTTTCCACAATTGTTTGTTGCTTGTAAATCATTAGTTTCATCATTTTGCAGATGCTATTTGTGATCTCAAAGCCAGATGTTTTCAAGTCCCCTGCTTCAGACACATACGTAATATTCGGCGAAGCAAAAATAGAGGATCTGAACTCACAGTTGCGGAGTCAGGCAGCAGAGCAATTCAAAGCACCTAACCTTAGCAACGTGATATCGACGCCTGAGCCAACAGTCGTGGCTCAGGACGATGAGGATGTAGACGAGACCGGGGTGGAGCCCAAGGACATCGAGCTGGTCATGACTCAAGTCGGGGTCTCAAGACCAAAGGCGGTCAAGGCGTTAAAGGCTGCAGATGGTGACATTTTATCGGCGATTATGGAACTCACAACTTGAAAGTGATTGACTCGTTGTCGATTTGCTTTTGTTGTTCCTGTAATGTTTGAGATTGTTTGATCATGTTGTTATCTACTGTGCATTGACAATTGGGTCTTTGCTGAATTTGAGGATTTGAGGAATGATAAAGGAAATGGTTTATTTGAAATGTGGTTGGGTGTTTGATATAGTTTTTGcatttttaaaattatatttgactgattttttttatataagttgTATTTTTGTGATATTGCAGCCAACAGATCAGCATCAGCGGCTTTCCTTATGCTTTGACAAACTAATGGGTGATGTCTCCAGAAGCTTGAAATCAAGGTTGTCCTGATTCATTTTTCATTTAAATATTGCTTTTTCATTGGACAACATGTGAGCGGCTTATCATTCTAGAAGCTGATTGGACTTATTTAAAAGATTATGGTGTTCTCTTGTATACACAGGTTCATTTATCAGCTCCCAGCTGTTCGTTTAACGGATGAACAAGATGGTCGATTGAGAGGGTTTTGGTGAGTCACACAGGTTCATTTTAAAGCATTTGCCCCTCACACATGTAGGAAAGAGAAGTAAAACCATTCATTGAAGATCCACGTTCGTTTGTTTGTACATTCACAGAAGGTaaagaaattatatttattatgtCATAAAGCATTTTTTGTATGTTGctgtattttttattattattctgGTTTGTgacttgttttattattattaagcTTGCAATATTGTAAAAAGAACATGCCCCTTAATATGCTAAAAGAAATACAATTGACAAATAGACTAGAGCCAGATCTGATGGTTTTTGAGGTGGTGGTTTACAGATGTGGTACTGTTAAGTTGACTGATGGTTGTTTTGTGATTTGCTAGGGAACACAAGAACAGTCCCAGCTGGACAAACATCGAAAACAGGTTCAAAGATTGGCAAACCAAATGGTCATGCATCAAGGCATGGAAGCAGATATGTATCTTCGGTATTGATATACTATCTGCTATACTTTGTTCACATTAATCCATGAAATATATATTGAATTATTGTCTCTTTTTCGGTTCTAGAGAGTGGTTTCAGTGAAGGGCTCAAAACCAGAGCTGATCATGTCTGTTCAAGATATCAACATCCAGTCACAATCTTTAATTAATGTCAGGGACTCTAACAAGGTATCGTTCTAAGTTGTAAATGATGTGGTGGTCATCTTGTTGGATATTTGCTGGACAATAATGGCTCCGAGGTACATGCTCCCTAAACTTATGCCATTTTAATCTATTCTTGTAACCCTATTATGCCTTTTTATGTTTCTCTAGGCGCGAGAAATGAGTAAAAGAAAGGAGGATATGTCAGGTGAAGCAAGAGCTGCTGCTTTATTAAGGCGTTCTGTTAGAGAGAATGGGTAAATATCATAATAACCCTTTTGTTTCACCTTCCATTCTTTGCTTCTTGCTTATGCTTTTTTAATCATTTTAGAGTTCATGCAATGACAAATATATCGATACGATCATATTAATTGGTCTTACTTTTTTTTTACAGTTCTGACCTTGCCGAGCAAAGTGGAGAAGTATCACGATCCATATCTGGACCAGGTTTGATTACATATGGCTCTCCTGAGCAGGTttgatttatattttttttagaatGAAAGGGTCGGTTGCAGATGTGATAGGGCTAAGAGTCGAGGCTTTGTGCTCCTCTACTTTGAACGGCTAAACCCTTACAATGTTTTGACTTTGGTGAAAAAGGTACATTGAACTTGGTTAATTATGTGATTAAGCTTCATCATAACTGTAGTTTGATTATTATTGATGTTATTATAAGTCAAGAGGATCAATTGAAATTGCAGATTCATGTCAAACTTAAAGTTGAATTTGCAAAAtgtttgacttttgaaagtcaacATGTTCCTGTTTGTGATTTTGCATCAAGAATGAGCTTGTAAGGCTAAATCGATTTGGTTTATTAAGGTTTGGGTTTGCTTAATTCGGTTTCGAAACTCAATGTTCCTGTTGTTTGGGTTAAAACAGGAACCGAAACCGTAATGGTTATTCGGTCAGGTTTATTTTGGTTAGGATGTGGTGTTTAGTTTGATCGGTTTGAAACCGAAAAATCAAGGTCTTAATATGTTTTTTACACTTGTTTTTAGCTGATCCCAAGCCTATTTTCTTATCTCTTCGGTTTATTCAGTTTACAAATTCGATCCTTCGTGTTTTGGTTACAACCCGAACCATAAACCGAATTGGTTATTCGGTTCGAGTTTTAATTCAATCGGTTAAGTTGTTTATTTGTTCGGTTTTCGGTTTAAGTTGTTGCAGTCAAAGTTATTCCAAAGTCAAAGGTTTGTTCATTTGAATTTGTATATTTTTAAAAAACCGAGACTTAGTTTGATTTGTATGGAATTGCTTTCTGCAGAACAACTGGACACACATTTCTGAATCTTCAGTAGTGGCTAAAATGGTGAAAGAGTGCAGGCTGCATAGATGGTCCTCTCTCTCTGATTTCCTAAAATGGTGAAGAGTGCAACAGAGTCATTTCACTTTTATATAGCCTGCTCATTTCAACAGTAACACACTTTATAGCCTGCTCATTAACACACTTTATAGCATGCTCTTcccttttcttttaaaaaccGGTCAAACAAATAACCCTCAAACAAACCATTTTAACCCTTCAGGTGTCATGCATTTACACATTAAACCCTTACTCTCTCTCACTTCCCTTATAAGAAGCACCTCCCCACATTAACTCACTTTTACTCTTCCTCCACCTCCATAATTTGAGTCGAAACTCCcactacacacacacacaagttcaAGCTGAAGCAAGTTAAGGTAGCTTGAACCTGTTTGAAACTGAAGCAAGTTAAGCTACAAGATCAAGTTCCAAGTCCAAGTTCAGGCTCTTTATTTTCTCTCAAATCCTTCTCCTTGCTTGCTAAGGTTAAGCATCCTCCTAAAACTCCCTTTTCTTTAAGTTTAGTGTAAAAAATGTAGTATATTCTCATAACTAATTAACTGTATTAGAAACGGGTATGTTGGACAGTTATAAGTTTTCTTGTTTTACCTTTTTAATCAGTCTTGCAATTTCAAATTTGTATTAATTGTACATGTCATAGATTGTGTTGTGTATTTGTGGACGGTAATATTGGAATGAAGCTACTATATAGCCTGCTGTTATACTATTATTAACCTGCTGTTTAAGTTACAACCTGCTGTTATAGTCTAAAAGCTACTATATAACCTGCTGTTTAAGTCTAAAAGCTACTATATAACCTGTTATTCAAGTCTAAAAGCTAGAGTTTTTGCCCAAATAGGTGTCGGGggaaaacttatttaccaaaacTAGATGACAATCGTCTTTTGCAAGAATCATAAATCTATATATTCCGAATGCGGGGCGGATTATCAGTCAAGTATGTTTGATATGTTAAccaaaaaatgtatttttttccCTAATTAATTAAACTTATTTCGCACGATTTTATTAGTTTATCTCGCTAAAATATGCATCATTATTAGGGTTTAAAAATGAGCAGAAGTCAGATGACTTCACTTGGAGATGTTTTAAAATTTGGATTTAAAGATTCAAGTATAAGGTTAAAAATGAAAGTACCATATTTTGAtattttctaataaaataaat contains the following coding sequences:
- the LOC110890592 gene encoding E3 ubiquitin-protein ligase RKP-like, with amino-acid sequence MLRNMFIGFCFWYHVSLFASWKQRGMYAACICISQLLLVLSKMDLVFSYVTEFYLETLVDCFYVLRKSDPPFVSTGMFIKQGLGSFVTFVVTHFSDPRISSTELRDLLLQSISVLVQYKEFLAAFESNRMAIWERN